A genomic window from Rhodococcus sp. KBS0724 includes:
- a CDS encoding TetR/AcrR family transcriptional regulator C-terminal domain-containing protein: MATEAVPAARATRQSGKQTRQALFDAATELFLEHGECVSIAQICAAAGAHPNQVTYYYGSKEKLFVEVACAAVLRAGKRAEVDAADAATVGDYTEKLVGSLLGAGAPSVEIFVEAMMMTGRRGELRDLISETLRTLHSSGETALLRTLVRTGWQLRAGIDVESKAFWSAIFGLVIQKTATGESFGYSLEEAVAVIFATLQIPDAVLNSSMD; encoded by the coding sequence ATGGCCACCGAGGCAGTACCGGCAGCGCGAGCAACACGCCAATCCGGGAAGCAGACCCGTCAGGCTCTGTTCGACGCGGCCACGGAACTGTTTCTCGAGCATGGTGAGTGCGTGTCCATCGCCCAGATCTGCGCGGCCGCCGGCGCCCACCCCAATCAGGTCACCTACTACTACGGATCCAAGGAGAAGCTCTTCGTCGAGGTCGCCTGCGCTGCAGTTCTCCGCGCTGGTAAGCGAGCCGAGGTTGATGCCGCGGACGCCGCGACCGTCGGTGACTACACCGAGAAACTTGTGGGATCGCTGCTCGGTGCGGGAGCTCCGAGCGTCGAGATCTTTGTCGAAGCGATGATGATGACGGGGCGGCGCGGCGAGCTACGCGATCTCATCTCGGAGACTCTCCGCACTTTGCACTCATCGGGCGAAACCGCCCTCCTCCGCACCTTGGTCCGCACCGGCTGGCAGCTGCGCGCGGGCATCGACGTCGAATCGAAGGCCTTCTGGTCCGCGATCTTCGGCCTTGTCATTCAGAAGACGGCTACCGGCGAGAGCTTCGGCTACTCGCTCGAGGAAGCTGTTGCCGTCATCTTTGCCACCCTTCAGATCCCCGACGCAGTACTGAACAGCTCGATGGATTGA
- a CDS encoding LysR family transcriptional regulator: MIDVGALRALRSVAALGTLVRAAEELGFTASAISQQIKRLERQVGVPVLATAGRGVVLTPAGQAIVDSAPDVFDALERCVEAAQSVSIGSPRGVLRVVAFSTAIRGLLAPAIVRLATECPDLQVHVTEQDPDQAIHSVDAGTADFAVVHDADGLPPALPSSLAERHLHTDVGDVVMNRTHPLAQLDRPLTSADLVGHAWVTSPPGTVCHQWFRRLFADIAEDTDVRHLVDDFATQLSLVSSGEVIALIPRLARPPFGEELVSRPLARPPKREVQAAWRRSADSSPAIRVLLAELDPATTVANVSGDQRD; the protein is encoded by the coding sequence ATGATCGATGTCGGAGCTTTGCGCGCACTGCGGTCGGTAGCCGCACTCGGGACGCTGGTGCGCGCCGCTGAGGAACTCGGATTCACAGCCTCGGCGATATCGCAGCAGATCAAGAGGCTCGAGCGGCAAGTCGGTGTGCCGGTGCTTGCGACTGCGGGCCGCGGAGTTGTGCTCACCCCCGCCGGTCAGGCCATCGTGGACTCGGCGCCTGACGTGTTCGACGCACTGGAGCGTTGTGTCGAAGCGGCACAATCGGTTTCGATTGGTTCGCCGCGCGGTGTACTACGTGTTGTCGCCTTCTCGACTGCAATCCGAGGGCTGCTGGCGCCGGCGATCGTGCGATTGGCCACCGAGTGCCCGGACCTACAGGTGCACGTCACCGAGCAGGACCCAGACCAGGCGATCCACAGCGTCGACGCCGGAACAGCCGACTTTGCGGTTGTTCACGATGCCGACGGATTGCCGCCCGCGCTCCCCTCATCACTGGCCGAGCGTCACCTGCACACCGATGTCGGTGATGTCGTGATGAATCGGACGCATCCGCTTGCTCAGCTCGACCGGCCTCTGACCAGTGCAGACCTGGTGGGCCACGCGTGGGTGACAAGTCCGCCGGGGACCGTGTGTCACCAATGGTTTCGACGGTTGTTCGCCGACATTGCCGAAGACACCGACGTGCGACATCTGGTCGACGATTTTGCCACGCAGCTGTCGCTGGTTTCTTCCGGCGAGGTGATCGCGCTGATTCCTCGCCTTGCCCGTCCGCCCTTCGGGGAAGAGTTGGTGTCCCGTCCGCTGGCGCGGCCGCCGAAGCGTGAGGTGCAGGCAGCGTGGCGGCGCAGCGCCGATTCCAGCCCGGCGATCCGCGTCTTACTCGCCGAGCTGGATCCGGCAACTACCGTCGCCAATGTCTCAGGGGATCAACGCGACTGA
- a CDS encoding helix-turn-helix domain-containing protein produces the protein MLEKSDVPLATRATIAGDWADLLREHFVALDVSDIDDRTRFTGAVQSAQLAHVKVAAVQSMEQRIVRSNSLIRDDGADYLQIGMIRRGSAIVRQDERECVLRCGDYVLYDTTRPFDWQFEGHPDDGFWGLEVFTWPRPSLALADAEIRSLTAVAFDGHTGVSGLLGRFLHDLASVRMSSDVAGAEAEIIEEISGLVKSFLHTTIRPVSSYRNDLYEMALSVIDDRIEDPSLSPVNIAEAVAVSIRQLHRVFAEHGTTVSRSIRRRRLEVCRREMVRHGTAERSLTQIAHRWGFTDPSTFSRAFKAEFGMSPRRYRSESLAASLDSANSASLR, from the coding sequence ATGCTCGAGAAATCTGATGTTCCGCTCGCCACTCGGGCAACTATCGCCGGGGACTGGGCAGATCTACTGCGCGAACATTTTGTCGCTCTGGACGTATCCGATATCGACGACCGCACACGTTTCACCGGCGCTGTCCAATCGGCTCAGCTTGCCCACGTCAAGGTTGCTGCCGTTCAGTCGATGGAACAACGAATAGTGCGCAGCAACAGTCTGATCAGGGACGACGGCGCCGACTACCTGCAAATCGGGATGATCCGCCGCGGTAGCGCGATAGTGCGGCAGGACGAGCGAGAATGCGTACTGCGATGCGGTGATTACGTGCTGTACGACACCACCCGTCCATTCGATTGGCAATTCGAAGGACATCCAGACGACGGGTTCTGGGGACTCGAGGTCTTCACCTGGCCAAGGCCGTCCCTGGCGCTCGCCGACGCTGAAATCCGGAGCCTTACCGCCGTTGCGTTTGACGGTCACACCGGCGTGAGTGGACTTCTAGGCCGCTTTCTTCACGATCTTGCGTCAGTCCGCATGTCCTCTGATGTCGCCGGAGCCGAGGCTGAGATCATCGAGGAAATCAGCGGTTTGGTGAAATCGTTCCTGCACACCACAATCCGTCCGGTCTCCTCGTATCGTAACGACCTTTACGAGATGGCACTTTCAGTCATCGACGACCGCATCGAGGACCCGTCGCTGTCGCCGGTAAACATCGCTGAAGCGGTCGCGGTTTCCATTCGACAGTTGCATCGGGTCTTCGCCGAACACGGCACGACTGTCTCACGCTCGATTCGACGTCGACGCCTCGAAGTCTGTCGCCGAGAGATGGTGCGACACGGGACCGCAGAGCGGTCGTTGACTCAAATTGCTCACCGCTGGGGATTTACGGACCCCTCTACCTTCAGTCGAGCGTTCAAAGCCGAGTTCGGGATGAGTCCTCGCCGGTACCGCTCGGAATCACTCGCTGCGTCACTCGATTCCGCGAACTCTGCCTCACTCCGGTAA
- the nthB gene encoding nitrile hydratase subunit beta codes for MDGVHDLAGVQGFGKVPHTVNADIGPTFHAEWEHLPYSLMFAGVAELGAFSVDEVRYVVERMEPRHYMMTPYYERYVIGVASLMVEKGILTQDELETLAGGPFPLSRPSESEGRPAPTDTTTFEVGQQVRVRDEYVPGHVRMPAYCRGRVGTITHRTTEKWPFPDAIGHGRNDGGEEPTYHVKFAAEELFGRDTDGGSVVVDLFEGYLEPAA; via the coding sequence ATGGATGGAGTACACGATCTTGCCGGAGTTCAAGGCTTCGGCAAAGTCCCGCATACCGTCAACGCCGACATCGGCCCCACTTTTCACGCGGAGTGGGAACATCTGCCGTACAGCCTGATGTTCGCCGGTGTCGCCGAACTCGGCGCCTTCAGCGTCGATGAGGTTCGATACGTCGTCGAGCGGATGGAGCCCCGCCACTACATGATGACCCCGTACTACGAGCGGTACGTCATCGGCGTCGCATCGCTGATGGTCGAAAAGGGGATCCTGACGCAGGACGAGCTCGAAACCCTTGCCGGGGGGCCGTTCCCGCTGTCACGGCCCAGCGAATCCGAAGGACGACCGGCACCCACCGACACGACCACCTTCGAGGTCGGTCAGCAAGTACGCGTGCGTGACGAGTACGTTCCCGGCCATGTTCGAATGCCCGCGTACTGCCGTGGACGGGTGGGAACCATCACCCATCGGACCACTGAGAAGTGGCCGTTTCCCGACGCAATCGGTCACGGGCGCAACGACGGCGGCGAAGAACCCACGTACCACGTGAAGTTTGCAGCGGAGGAACTGTTCGGGCGCGACACCGATGGCGGCAGCGTCGTGGTCGACCTTTTCGAGGGCTACCTCGAGCCGGCGGCCTGA
- the nthA gene encoding nitrile hydratase subunit alpha, with protein sequence MSVTIDHKTDNAAPAQAPVADRAWALFRALDGKGLVPDGYVEGWKKTFEEDFSPKRGAELVARAWTDPEFRQLLLTNGTAAVAQYGYLGPQGEYIVAVEDTPTLKNVIVCSLCSCTAWPILGLPPTWYKSFEYRARVVREPRKVLSEMGTEIASDVAIRVYDTTAETRYLVLPQRPAGTEGWSQEQLQDIVTKDCLIGVAIPQVPTV encoded by the coding sequence ATGTCAGTAACGATCGACCACAAAACGGATAACGCAGCACCGGCCCAGGCGCCGGTCGCCGATCGTGCGTGGGCGCTGTTCCGCGCACTCGACGGCAAGGGATTGGTACCGGACGGTTACGTCGAGGGATGGAAGAAGACCTTCGAAGAGGACTTCAGCCCCAAGCGCGGTGCCGAGTTGGTCGCCAGAGCCTGGACCGATCCCGAGTTCCGGCAGTTACTCCTCACGAATGGCACTGCAGCAGTTGCTCAGTACGGCTATCTCGGACCTCAGGGTGAATACATCGTGGCTGTCGAAGACACTCCGACGCTCAAGAACGTGATCGTCTGCTCACTATGTTCGTGCACCGCGTGGCCCATCCTCGGCCTGCCGCCCACCTGGTACAAGAGCTTCGAATACCGTGCCCGAGTGGTGCGCGAACCACGGAAGGTTCTCTCCGAGATGGGAACCGAGATCGCGTCGGACGTCGCAATCCGCGTCTACGACACCACGGCCGAAACTCGCTACCTGGTCCTACCGCAACGCCCCGCAGGCACCGAGGGCTGGAGCCAGGAACAACTTCAGGACATCGTCACCAAGGACTGCCTGATCGGGGTCGCGATCCCGCAGGTTCCCACCGTCTGA
- a CDS encoding ABC transporter substrate-binding protein/permease has product MFSSVAAKIRLVVALLLTALLALTLSSCSSGSDSSAAPTDLCAPPGVGAATAAPTNLDAAAGAGAEDRYTTATVTPIDQIDISKLNLIKPGVITVGTLGDAPPSICVNSENQYTGYDNELLKAIAGKLGLKVEFVGTEFAGLLAQVAGRRFDVGSSSITTTDERRNTVGFTNGYDFGYFSLVVPNGSPITGFGDLDASKRIGVVQGTVQDDYVVNTLKLDPVKFPDYATAYANLKSGQIDAWVAPSQQAEGAIAPGDPTSIIQNTFSVNNFVGWAVNKENQPLIDALNSGLDAVIADGTWAELYSDWVPRELPEGWKPGSKAAATPELPDFAALAAEKPATTDETTTYQPKSTFQQLKDTFFDWQLYKQAFPDLLKTGLPNTIILALASGVIGTVLGMLLAVAGISRTRWLRWPARVYTDIFRGLPAVVIILIVGLGVGPIVKDITGSNPYWLGVAALSLLASAYIGEIFRSGIQSVEPGQLEASRALGFSYRKSMSLVVIPQGVRRVLPALMNQFISLIKDSSLIYFLGLLVTQRELFAVGRDLNAQTGNLSPLVAAGLFYLALTIPLTHLVNYIDHRLRTGRADTSGTLDPLEQAIVVERG; this is encoded by the coding sequence ATGTTTTCCTCCGTCGCAGCGAAGATCCGCTTGGTGGTGGCACTGCTCCTCACCGCACTCTTGGCACTCACTCTGTCATCGTGCTCGAGCGGTTCGGATTCATCGGCAGCCCCCACAGACCTGTGCGCGCCTCCCGGAGTGGGAGCCGCAACCGCAGCGCCCACAAACCTGGACGCAGCCGCAGGTGCGGGCGCCGAAGACCGATACACCACAGCCACCGTCACCCCGATCGATCAGATCGACATCTCGAAACTCAACCTGATCAAACCCGGCGTCATCACCGTCGGCACGCTTGGCGACGCGCCTCCGAGTATCTGCGTCAACTCCGAGAATCAGTACACCGGATACGACAACGAACTCCTCAAAGCCATCGCAGGCAAGTTGGGCCTGAAGGTCGAATTTGTCGGCACCGAGTTTGCCGGGCTGCTCGCTCAGGTCGCCGGACGCCGCTTCGACGTGGGCTCTTCGTCCATCACCACCACGGACGAGCGTCGTAATACCGTCGGCTTCACCAACGGTTACGACTTCGGCTACTTCTCCCTCGTAGTTCCCAACGGCAGCCCCATCACCGGCTTCGGTGATCTGGACGCGTCGAAGCGCATCGGCGTCGTGCAGGGAACGGTTCAGGACGACTACGTCGTCAACACCTTGAAGCTCGATCCGGTGAAGTTCCCCGACTACGCAACCGCGTACGCGAACCTCAAATCCGGCCAGATCGACGCCTGGGTAGCGCCGTCACAGCAGGCCGAAGGTGCGATCGCCCCGGGTGATCCCACGTCGATCATCCAGAACACCTTTTCCGTGAACAACTTTGTCGGCTGGGCAGTGAACAAGGAAAATCAGCCGCTCATCGACGCCCTGAATTCTGGTCTTGACGCCGTCATCGCCGACGGAACCTGGGCGGAGCTGTACTCCGACTGGGTTCCGCGTGAACTTCCCGAAGGCTGGAAACCCGGCTCCAAGGCCGCTGCGACGCCTGAGTTGCCGGACTTCGCCGCCCTCGCCGCCGAGAAGCCAGCCACTACAGACGAGACGACGACCTACCAGCCCAAGTCGACGTTCCAGCAACTCAAGGACACGTTCTTCGACTGGCAGCTGTACAAGCAAGCCTTCCCGGATCTGCTGAAGACCGGTCTGCCCAACACCATCATTCTGGCGCTCGCGTCCGGCGTTATCGGCACCGTATTGGGCATGCTGCTGGCAGTCGCGGGAATCTCACGGACGCGTTGGCTGCGCTGGCCCGCACGCGTCTACACGGACATCTTCCGCGGCCTGCCCGCCGTCGTCATCATCTTGATCGTGGGCTTGGGCGTCGGCCCCATCGTCAAGGACATCACCGGGAGCAATCCGTACTGGCTGGGTGTCGCGGCGCTGTCACTACTTGCGTCGGCGTACATCGGCGAGATCTTCCGATCGGGAATCCAGAGCGTCGAACCGGGCCAGCTCGAAGCCTCCCGCGCGTTGGGCTTCAGCTACCGCAAATCCATGTCGCTTGTCGTCATTCCTCAGGGTGTACGACGCGTTCTGCCGGCGCTGATGAATCAGTTCATCTCGCTGATCAAGGACTCGTCGCTGATCTACTTCCTCGGACTGCTCGTCACACAGCGCGAACTTTTTGCCGTGGGACGCGACCTCAACGCGCAGACCGGAAACCTGTCGCCTCTCGTTGCGGCCGGTCTGTTCTACCTCGCGCTGACCATCCCGCTGACCCACCTCGTCAACTACATCGACCATCGCCTCCGGACGGGACGCGCCGACACTTCCGGCACGTTGGATCCGCTCGAGCAGGCCATCGTCGTGGAAAGGGGCTGA
- the dapA gene encoding 4-hydroxy-tetrahydrodipicolinate synthase: MTNSPHRAELLFGTNLVAMVTPMRPDGTLDESGITRLVDHLLSTGCDGIVVGGTTGESPTLTDAELTQLISAVNAQAKNRARVIAGVGTYNTADSIQRARDAEAAGADALLLVCPYYSRPTQAGIVAHCIAVADATELPVMLYDVPARTGVAMEAATLIELSDHPRIRAVKDAKGDLFEAMTVMARTPLAYYCGIDELNLPYLACGAAGVVSVVGNFLAHRNAELIQAVKSGDLSYANTVQRSLLDIVDAVMRTSQGAVMAKAALTELGTITHASVRLPLIESPPAHLQRLAEAMDTLSMTV; encoded by the coding sequence ATGACCAACTCGCCGCACCGCGCCGAACTACTGTTCGGCACCAACCTCGTCGCAATGGTGACGCCGATGCGCCCTGATGGAACGCTTGACGAATCCGGCATCACCAGGCTTGTCGACCACCTCTTGAGCACCGGCTGTGACGGCATTGTCGTCGGTGGGACCACCGGCGAGTCGCCCACCCTGACCGACGCCGAACTGACACAACTAATCAGCGCGGTGAACGCCCAGGCGAAGAATCGGGCTCGGGTTATCGCCGGTGTCGGGACCTACAACACTGCAGACAGCATTCAGCGTGCGCGTGACGCCGAGGCCGCTGGAGCAGATGCCTTGCTGCTCGTCTGTCCCTATTACTCCAGGCCAACTCAGGCCGGAATCGTGGCTCACTGCATCGCGGTTGCAGACGCCACCGAACTGCCCGTCATGCTTTACGACGTTCCCGCCCGCACCGGCGTCGCGATGGAAGCCGCCACACTGATCGAACTCTCCGACCACCCCCGGATCCGGGCGGTCAAGGATGCCAAGGGGGACCTCTTCGAAGCGATGACCGTCATGGCCCGGACACCGCTGGCCTATTACTGCGGTATCGACGAACTCAACTTGCCCTACCTCGCCTGTGGCGCCGCCGGGGTGGTCAGCGTCGTGGGTAACTTCCTGGCCCACCGCAACGCCGAACTCATTCAAGCCGTCAAGAGTGGCGATCTCAGCTACGCGAACACTGTCCAAAGATCGCTTCTCGACATCGTGGACGCCGTCATGCGCACGTCGCAAGGTGCGGTAATGGCCAAAGCTGCCCTGACTGAACTCGGGACCATCACGCATGCAAGCGTGCGCCTTCCGCTGATCGAATCGCCGCCGGCTCACCTGCAGAGGCTCGCCGAAGCAATGGATACTCTGTCCATGACGGTCTGA
- a CDS encoding amidase, which translates to MAIIRPDDNAIDSAAQHYGIALDDTAKREWPALIDGALGSYDAVDQLYADEAAPTPISREFRTPESDENPLGAWYVTTDILPTSDGVLRDRRVAIKDNVSVAGVPMMNGSRSVEGFVPSRDATVVTRLLAAGATVAGKAVCEDLCFSGSSFTPASGPVRNPWDPYREAGGSSGGSAALVANGDVDIAVGGDQGGSIRIPAAFCGVVGHKPTFGLVPYTGAFPIERTIDHLGPITRSVDDAALMLSVIAGRDGNDPRQPENLESADYLSNLGSGVAGMRIGVVREGFGQAVSQPEVDDAIRSAAYSLTEAGCVVEEVSIPWHVHAFHIWNVIATDGGAYQMLDGNGYGLNVEGLYDPELMAHFASRRIQHANDLSETVKLVALTGHHGVTALAGATYGKARNLVPHARAAYDAALDQYDVLVMPTLPYVASELPAANVDRATFITKALGMVANTAPFDVTGHPSLSVPASLVNGLPTGIMITGKRFDDAKVLRVGRAFEKIRGVFPAPARHTSTVLLPPIHT; encoded by the coding sequence ATGGCAATAATTCGACCAGATGACAACGCAATAGATTCTGCTGCACAGCATTACGGAATCGCCTTAGACGATACGGCCAAGCGAGAGTGGCCGGCCCTGATCGACGGAGCGCTCGGCTCCTACGATGCCGTCGATCAACTGTATGCCGACGAAGCAGCACCAACGCCGATCTCCCGCGAATTCCGGACACCCGAATCTGACGAAAATCCTTTGGGTGCTTGGTATGTGACAACCGATATTCTTCCGACATCGGACGGCGTTCTGCGTGATCGTCGGGTCGCGATCAAGGACAACGTCAGCGTGGCGGGCGTGCCGATGATGAACGGGTCGCGGTCGGTCGAGGGATTTGTTCCGTCCCGCGACGCCACTGTCGTCACTCGACTACTCGCGGCCGGGGCGACGGTTGCCGGCAAGGCAGTGTGCGAAGACTTGTGCTTCTCCGGTTCCAGTTTCACTCCGGCAAGCGGGCCCGTCCGCAACCCATGGGATCCATACCGGGAAGCCGGTGGATCATCGGGTGGCAGTGCGGCTCTCGTTGCCAACGGTGACGTGGACATTGCCGTCGGCGGGGATCAGGGTGGGTCGATTCGCATCCCTGCCGCATTCTGTGGCGTCGTCGGACACAAGCCCACTTTCGGACTTGTCCCCTACACGGGCGCTTTCCCGATCGAGCGCACCATCGACCACCTCGGACCGATCACTCGCAGCGTCGACGATGCGGCACTGATGCTTTCGGTCATTGCAGGCCGCGACGGCAACGACCCCCGACAACCCGAGAATCTCGAGTCGGCCGATTATTTGTCCAACCTCGGCTCCGGCGTAGCGGGGATGCGAATCGGTGTCGTGCGAGAAGGATTCGGTCAGGCCGTCTCGCAACCGGAGGTAGACGACGCCATCCGTTCAGCGGCGTACAGCTTGACCGAGGCCGGATGCGTTGTGGAGGAAGTGAGCATTCCCTGGCACGTGCACGCCTTCCACATCTGGAATGTGATCGCCACGGACGGCGGTGCGTACCAGATGCTCGATGGCAACGGGTACGGACTCAATGTCGAAGGTCTCTACGATCCGGAACTGATGGCACACTTTGCTTCTCGTCGTATCCAGCATGCGAATGACTTGTCGGAAACTGTCAAACTGGTTGCGTTGACCGGCCATCACGGTGTTACCGCGCTTGCAGGTGCCACCTACGGCAAAGCCCGCAACCTGGTGCCCCATGCCCGTGCCGCCTACGATGCCGCGCTGGACCAGTACGACGTGCTGGTGATGCCTACTCTGCCGTATGTCGCATCCGAGTTGCCCGCTGCGAATGTCGACCGCGCCACCTTCATCACCAAGGCCCTCGGCATGGTCGCCAACACCGCACCATTCGACGTCACCGGCCACCCTTCTCTCTCTGTCCCGGCAAGTCTGGTGAACGGTCTGCCGACCGGAATCATGATCACCGGCAAGCGTTTCGACGACGCAAAGGTACTGCGAGTCGGTCGCGCATTCGAGAAGATTCGCGGTGTATTTCCGGCGCCGGCTCGCCACACATCCACAGTCCTTCTTCCACCGATTCACACATGA
- a CDS encoding phenylacetaldoxime dehydratase family protein — MESAISEHLKCPRTLTRRVPDTYAPPFPMWVGRSDEKLQQVVMGYFGVQFRGDAQRSDALATMRHIVASLDLANGALHHDLTHHLDNQGYENLIVAAYWNDPVSQQRWSRSRAVADWWESADRLSDGLGFFREIVAPRAEQFETLYAFQDSLPGVGAVMDGISGDINEHGYWGSMRERFPISQTDWMQPSGELRVIAGDPTAGGRVVVRGHDNIALIRSGQDWADAEADERSLYLDEILPTLEAGMDFLRDNGQAVGCYSNRFVRNIDIDGNFLDLSYNIGHWASLDNLERWSESHPTHLRIFTTFFRVAENLEKLRLYHEVSVFDADAQQYEYINCHPHTGMLRDATN, encoded by the coding sequence ATGGAATCTGCGATCAGTGAACATCTCAAATGCCCACGGACCTTGACTCGTAGGGTTCCGGATACGTACGCACCGCCGTTTCCCATGTGGGTGGGGCGCTCGGACGAGAAATTGCAACAAGTGGTGATGGGCTACTTCGGCGTGCAATTCAGGGGAGACGCACAGCGTTCGGACGCACTGGCGACCATGCGCCACATAGTCGCCAGTCTCGATCTGGCCAACGGCGCGCTACACCACGATCTGACCCACCACCTCGACAACCAGGGCTACGAGAACCTGATTGTCGCAGCGTACTGGAACGACCCTGTGTCCCAACAACGTTGGAGTAGGTCCCGAGCGGTGGCGGACTGGTGGGAATCTGCTGACCGCCTGTCTGACGGCTTGGGTTTCTTCCGCGAGATCGTGGCACCGCGGGCCGAGCAGTTCGAAACTCTGTACGCGTTCCAAGATAGTCTCCCCGGTGTCGGGGCGGTGATGGACGGAATCAGTGGCGACATCAACGAACACGGCTACTGGGGTTCGATGCGCGAACGATTTCCGATCTCCCAGACCGACTGGATGCAGCCGTCCGGTGAACTACGTGTGATCGCAGGCGATCCCACAGCAGGTGGCCGTGTCGTGGTGCGCGGGCACGACAACATCGCATTGATTCGATCCGGTCAAGATTGGGCCGATGCCGAAGCTGACGAACGCAGTCTGTACCTGGACGAAATCCTGCCGACTCTCGAAGCGGGAATGGACTTCCTCCGCGACAACGGCCAGGCAGTGGGTTGCTACAGCAACAGGTTTGTGCGCAACATCGACATCGACGGTAACTTCCTCGACCTGAGTTACAACATCGGACACTGGGCCTCGCTCGACAATCTCGAGCGCTGGTCGGAGTCCCACCCGACCCATCTACGCATTTTCACCACGTTCTTTCGTGTAGCCGAAAATCTGGAGAAACTCCGCCTCTACCACGAGGTCTCGGTATTCGACGCGGACGCACAGCAGTACGAGTACATCAACTGTCATCCGCACACCGGAATGCTGCGCGACGCCACAAACTGA
- a CDS encoding GTP-binding protein, protein MMDTRLPVTVLSGFLGAGKTTLLNEILRNREGRRVAVIVNDMSEINIDSAEVEREISLSRSQEKLVEMTNGCICCTLREDLLAEISALAADGRFDYLLIESSGISEPLPVAETFTFIDTDGHALADIARLDTMVTVVDAHSFLRDYAAGGRVEADAPEDERDIADLLVDQIEFADVILVSKADLVAAEHLIELTAVLRSLNATAAILPMTKGRIPLDTILDTGLFSLEKAAQAPGWLQELQGEHTPETEEYGIGSVVYRERAPFHPGRLHEFLSSEWTNGNLLRAKGYYWNAARFTEIGSVSQAGHLIRHGYVGRWWKFLSDDLWPADDYRRSGILDKWEEPVGDCRQEIVFIGQGIDPTRLRTELDACLLTTAEIELGPDVWTTWDDPLGDGHSESVALIP, encoded by the coding sequence ATCATGGACACACGACTTCCGGTCACGGTGCTGTCAGGTTTCCTGGGCGCCGGGAAGACGACGCTACTCAACGAAATCCTGCGTAATCGGGAGGGCCGGCGAGTGGCGGTGATCGTCAATGACATGAGCGAAATCAACATCGACAGTGCAGAAGTCGAACGCGAGATCTCGCTGAGCCGGTCCCAGGAGAAATTGGTCGAGATGACCAACGGCTGCATCTGCTGCACTCTGCGAGAGGACCTCCTCGCGGAGATCAGCGCCCTGGCCGCCGACGGTCGGTTCGACTACCTTCTCATCGAATCTTCGGGCATCTCCGAACCGCTTCCCGTCGCCGAAACGTTTACCTTCATCGACACCGACGGTCACGCTCTCGCGGACATCGCCCGGCTCGACACGATGGTGACCGTCGTCGACGCCCACAGTTTTCTCCGTGATTACGCCGCTGGAGGTCGCGTCGAAGCCGATGCACCGGAAGACGAACGAGATATCGCGGATCTGCTTGTCGATCAGATCGAATTTGCCGACGTCATCCTGGTGAGCAAAGCCGATCTCGTTGCGGCAGAACACTTGATCGAACTGACCGCCGTGCTCCGATCCTTGAACGCGACTGCCGCGATACTGCCGATGACTAAAGGCCGAATCCCACTCGACACGATTCTCGATACCGGGTTGTTCTCTCTCGAGAAGGCTGCGCAGGCCCCTGGCTGGCTGCAGGAACTCCAAGGTGAACACACCCCCGAGACGGAAGAGTACGGAATCGGTTCGGTGGTGTACCGCGAGCGCGCACCCTTCCATCCAGGGCGCCTACACGAGTTCCTCTCGAGTGAGTGGACCAACGGAAACCTTCTTCGCGCCAAGGGCTACTACTGGAATGCCGCCCGGTTCACCGAAATCGGGAGTGTTTCCCAGGCCGGGCATCTCATCCGGCACGGGTACGTCGGGCGATGGTGGAAGTTTCTGTCCGACGATCTCTGGCCCGCCGATGACTACCGTCGTTCGGGGATCCTCGACAAGTGGGAAGAACCCGTCGGCGACTGCCGACAAGAAATTGTCTTCATCGGCCAGGGCATCGATCCGACTCGACTGCGCACAGAACTCGACGCCTGCCTACTCACCACAGCGGAGATCGAACTCGGTCCAGACGTGTGGACCACGTGGGACGACCCACTCGGTGACGGTCACAGCGAGTCAGTCGCGTTGATCCCCTGA